The following coding sequences lie in one Pempheris klunzingeri isolate RE-2024b chromosome 13, fPemKlu1.hap1, whole genome shotgun sequence genomic window:
- the mgaa gene encoding MAX dimerization protein MGA a: MGKPNMHPSKEAVRTSDGLPAVKHPVTSNPQSGNLSPDGTCKGIKVTLDNNSMWNEFFRCRTEMILTKQGSRMFPYCRFRISGLHPSRKYSLIMEIQPLDNNRYKWTGKSWQVAGKAECRIKSQPFAHPECPSVGQHWMQNPVSFYKLKLTNNISDQEGNTVLHPMHRYLPRLHVVQTDKAAKDIKLNGPGVVTFTFPQTEFMAVTAYQNSRFSQLKVDYNPFAKGLKEDGSSSWALKLKLNSGKDAHKDGDATTAEQHPVKKSLKSLLANHKPRSSKVADSKPLVSHDLQKDPTPNKDESTSKVTGECSCSNSHPAQKLFSELIREAHVSLQRCNLEQLGINSSASHRTERPNAKTTASKSNGLDVSRRDGISVKTHRQASPARKGEAVVAERTVGEEGDSLKDDVRTDCSEVGEVAAAPAESQISSVDLQREPGAPSEVKVKQHKRPAPLPLPALARFLKQHSTKSKKAKSKPDSPPPALPSDSPTESLSSGAAPASRSPDHATIPSKDLTGHIAESDSTACGHTAARLYQGETVFNVTGPAVETTRQPSSPSRPDGVASQDPKGPRTDDFSASVPAAESTGPEPDGTPVLPNLDQPISNFGKSISTISSTRTTSSASTILSPPHDKALAAPNSPQTPPTTESSTLPSYSPAMASDSLLPDPECSSFGFEPMSPASSPEALPSLPVSLTIELDSTTSEPTPKVTAPEELPHGKDSAVSVFKWHTVLPPPEPYVHSSFTTFTSTPQTLPLASVQSPLLPSQSPTLSEPHTFHTSTSMPPPDPDPDPDPDPAPSLPESEQLLPFPAELSPLALQLPLSPTFSSLDADGLSPTPSLADLVHFFSTDDDLGMGVDFSNTEVVGVPCPPTTTVEANTQQPCQQVQPIPAQVPRKRRKKSRRRKLAKMTVDQKVDDSTYTCMQPSLEEVEEQLFISFTSKEALKLHIVDPSEGSGSQPPMTPEGHLQQAAAAAPENGNTTMETAEKIAEFEKILLRDLKLMRHRQVIHPVLQEVGLKMNLLDATLSIDLQYLGVRLPIPPPGVSVEPPTQELPPSQGVCVAFVSRTGKTTDVTRIKGWREKFTPSEAPSTPAPAKPEGAGSSSDPQKKNLSAFCSDMLDEYLENEGKLIDERAASFSQPVVEPVVYELPTRSTSYVRTLDSILKKQTGTSDLISGFIPPSKRPKFTPRETRASRREPMKKKGPKRTKNRPESAAAPLSAPGPSPAESNAVPKRPAVQIPAAAPPSEQTVHATEPHKSKKHHLKVRFDLSEPPPAFRRRRKLKPKSSSQTLGVSEDMAPLESDSELGADQGVGQSEEASRKVGGPTMTRALLRQKDLEDGVVWEGRPRTAITEERAAIALTSLFTLMGFVSENPTAPLQLVRRRPPPCLNEFCRLGCVCSSLSHSATTSHCGRPPCMLGCSCLKQKVVLLKNLDSSDSSPSHLGNRRKRRKRRMKMAYILKEADSVSQPAERVRTLWKRGGGDLDPDPIHVPDPASLTRFTGADSSSSCARVRGFREKTAPQKHKQKQSKDVRLKQRGSTLKDSQTSGPPPAREPVQSGPSSRPASPPEDPKPSKRLIIVAECGWESDGDRSHVLKKLCEALALDQLDQPFWIRKYFISPMCQTEEETSADCCVQYKIHISRPKEGPGGPAAPRRPTGRRRPHRQGTGEQVEEEEEEEEPLEDWQREVEEEEEEPLEDWQREVEEDDFEEEEGSTVHQVHDGKESGREDMRTISKKKRRRMANMALPFLTGISPAGFLSANKKQAGGTDHLVQVNGKLYPLARIQLGKMGALHPANRLAAYLTGRVGSTRKQPGSSSSSSSSKPPQSSGPTPHIPPSAVPGHGSAPPPSVQAVVTVLTPPHASPAPPPAAIKLHQPAAASDRPAGEAPEGAGSQVVTVRVYQPPTAGASQVRVVPAASGGFSAAGTDPQVSCSVLPAVSPAPRGSQMLMLQVPSPSGKISGPVPTPPPPFSTSQRMVLQRVQTASGGQYYRRPDGKLVQLVPLSQLRPVGQTPSVRRGPSSPTVVPAPSQQTPVITVCNQTPPPKAARAPTSSHVVSSLQYLTMLPPPVPRHPTPPSLAQKGMCTFKIILSDSSKEPQVIVSSARGSPTPPHLLLPPPGSSSPTVAPAPSRPAVTVGNQAPPPTAASTPTSSLSKPSGLHTLSVSRPPTALVPTPPPEAQKAVCFKVLPPKCSKEPIAVGKVPPKPPDTLVMPTSTFTLLQPHVPPPRVNLISLKPSAGQGAELGVKTVAVSAVPAGPGGAVVHRRPASPPTGNPSVQPPAGTAHRPPTPPRPAGSEITPAPAPSPPAEAEPARDPVDLDIICVDDETGLVAMETGHSATRTSDPPGESMDAAELRELLDTMELEVVPSSETEDSSDFEDESESDEETTDGETTDGEPIDGETTDGEPIDGEPIDGEPIDGEPIDGETTDGEPIDKVPLKRYIHNVLERQRREKIQQLMDALRTEIGLSNRKTSKISTLQTAVQLIEDLRAADVDLMRMKSVLMKMRDDHLSAIALITEENRQVSRQENRQVSRRRQRPPRSEPSAERGTGSEDAALMEVVDLLDELTDNSSDEERAVAMTTNTVTKTTDAVAKAEDGVPSVAMETVEDGGRLNEAQRRPARVAGNKDAGSSTTVGGAVMAAIGALSPTTNTENSPKTLPLEQQEIQTPQSEQISLNQQRNASVRHGSEKPAREAASEEQDKYASSLHQEIQSLQSEENRLRSLKICLNQQRNAYIRQVAQRSGKSEQMIRGELQRLLSKQEGAERQKGLRAANQLPAALTGGGASNPAAGDTTRVDAAVTSSDPNRTAQAPPSTAPVQTPVQQAQRALQVMRPAPALSHNASVVQSRQRTVPNILSRSKNRAPSRRLSKTVEESSTFPALVPTDVLSLVGNALPGQPVLTLSPAVAAPTVLQAPPMPGVASVTLNIPSLTNQQIQVTSTPRPPTAANLNDLLQLVQPPPPAPPLSVTPNSAAPPPYPGPSAGHQAEVTEGGPQREPREDGDGESLTSLLNEIVFLNQQTGATASPLPEKPSTEAGGRDDSPRLQLDANSDDTVTTETAESGPQPEHANVKGGVLAPPPLLQMKVGGAKVADPARGDGAAAVGGGGGGGGGGGERGQAGVAWRPMPRLVPLGLRGNPPC; this comes from the exons CAGTAATTCACATCCAGCTCAGAAGTTATTCTCTGAACTGATCCGAGAGGCTCATGTTTCTCTGCAAAGATGCAACCTAGAGCAGCTGGGCATCAACAGCAGCGCCTCTCACAGGACCGAGCGACCCAACGCTAAAACCACGGCTTCAAAAAGCAACGGGCTGGATGTTTCTAGGAGGGATGGTATATCCgtcaaaacacacagacaagcatcACCTGCGAGGAAAGGTGAGGCTGTAGTAGCAGAGAGGACAGttggggaggagggggactCTTTGAAGGACGATGTTAGGACGGATTGTTCTGAGGTCGGGGAAGTTGCTGCTGCTCCGGCTGAATCCCAGATCTCCTCTGTAGACCTCCAACGTGAACCCGGAGCTCCATCAGAAGTGAAAGTAAAGCAGCATAAACGCCCGGCACCTCTTCCTTTGCCGGCCCTCGCTCGATTTCTGAAGCAGCATTCGACAAAATCTAAAAAGGCCAAAAGCAAGCCAGACTCTCCTCCCCCCGCACTCCCATCAGACTCTCCCACTGAATCTCTGAGCTCTGGTGCCGCTCCTGCAAGTCGTTCTCCTGATCATGCCACCATTCCCTCGAAGGACCTCACTGGTCATATCGCAGAATCGGACTCTACGGCCTGTGGACATACTGCTGCTCGTCTTTATCAGGGTGAAACGGTTTTTAATGTTACTGGACCAGCAGTTGAAACCACCCGTCAGCCTTCCAGTCCTTCACGTCCAGATGGTGTCGCCTCTCAAGATCCAAAGGGACCAAGAACTGATGATTTCTCGGCCTCTGTTCCAGCTGCAGAAAGCACAGGTCCAGAGCCAGATGGTACACCAGTGTTACCCAACTTAGATCAACCAATTTCTAACTTTGGGAAATCTATATCTACCATTTCCTCAACTCGTACTACCTCTTCTGCATCTACCATTTTGTCACCACCCCATGACAAAGCGTTAGCTGCCCCGAACTCTCCACAAACACCACCCACCACTGAGTCTTCCACACTACCGTCATACTCTCCTGCGATGGCATCTGACTCTTTGCTTCCCGACCCTGAGTGTTCTTCTTTTGGCTTTGAGCCTATGTCCCCAGCGAGCTCTCCTGAGGCGTTACCTTCACTGCCCGTCTCGTTAACGATAGAGCTCGACTCAACAACATCTGAGCCGACTCCCAAAGTGACGGCGCCTGAAGAGTTACCACACGGCAAAGACTCTGCTGTGTCCGTATTTAAATGGCACACAGTGTTGCCTCCACCTGAGCCGTACGTTCACTCTTCATTCACAACATTTACGTCCACGCCGCAGACTCTTCCGTTAGCATCTGTTCAGTCACCTTTGTTGCCTTCTCAGTCTCCCACGCTCTCTGAACCACACACTTTTCACACCTCTACATCCATGCCTCcccctgatcctgatcctgatcctgatcctgatcctgccCCGTCACTTCCAGAGAGTGAACAGTTGCTGCCCTTCCCTGCAGAACTGTCCCCCCTCGCCCTTCAGTTGCCGCTGTCCCCGACCTTTTCTTCGTTAGACGCTGACGGGTTGTCGCCCACGCCTTCACTCGCAGACCTCGTGCACTTTTTCTCCACCGACGATGACCTTGGGATGGGGGTGGACTTTTCAAACACGGAGGTGGTGGGTGTTCCCTGCCCACCTACGACTACAGTAGAAGCAAATACACAACAGCCTTGTCAGCAGGTGCAACCAATCCCAGCCCAGGTGCCACGCAAACGCAGGAAGAAGTCCCGGCGGCGAAAGCTCGCTAAGATGACTGTGGATCAGAAGGTGGATGACTCCACCTACACTTGCATGCAGCCTAGcttggaggaagtggaggagcaGTTATTTATCTCGTTCACATCAAAG GAGGCCCTCAAACTTCACATTGTGGACCCGTCTGAAGGATCGGGCTCACAGCCTCCGATGACACCTGAAGGTCACCTgcaacaagctgctgctgctgcacctgaGAACGGTAACACCACAA TGGAGACAGCGGAGAAGATCGCTGAGTTTGAGAAGATTCTTCTGAGAGACTTGAAGCTGATGAGACACCGACAGGTGATCCATCCGGTGCTGCAGGAAG TCGGACTGAAGATGAACCTGCTGGATGCGACTCTGTCCATAGACCTGCAGTACCTGGGCGTCCGCCTGCCCATCCCCCCTCCAGGAGTCTCCGTGGAGCCTCCGACTCAGGAGCTGCCACCGTCTCAAG gtgtttgtgtggcGTTTGTGTCCagaacaggaaaaacaacagatgtgACTCGGATTAAAGGCTGGAGAGAGAAATTCACTCCATCAGAGGCTCCGTCCACTCCGGCACCGGCCAAACCTGAAG GAGCCGGTTCCAGCTCCGACCCGCAGAAGAAGAACCTGTCTGCGTTCTGCAGCGACATGCTGGACGAGTATCTGGAGAACGAAGGGAAGCTGATCGACGAGCGAGCCGCCAGCTTCTCTCAGCCGGTGGTGGAGCCGGTGGTCTACGAGCTCCCCACCAGGAGCACCAGCTACGTCCGAACCCTCGACAGCATCCTGAAGAAGCAGACCGGCACCTCAGACCTCATCTCCGGATTCATCCCCCCCTCCAAAAGACCCAAATTCACCCCCAGAGAGACCAGAGCGTCCCGGAGGGAACCCATGAAGAAGAAAGGTCCAAAACGCACCAAGAACAGACCAGAATCTGCAGCCGCCCCACTTTCAGCTCCTGGACCGAGTCCTGCTGAATCAAACGCGGTCCCCAAACGGCCGGCAGTCCAGATCCCAGCAGCCGCCCCCCCATCAGAGCAAACGGTGCACGCCACGGAACCCCACAAATCAAAGAAACACCACCTGAAAGTCCGGTTCGACCTCTCAGAGCCCCCCCCCGccttcaggaggaggaggaaactcAAACCCAAGTCCTCGTCCCAGACCCTCGGCGTCTCAGAGGACATGGCGCCGCTGGAGTCGGACTCTGAGCTGGGGGCCGATCAGGGCGTCGGTCAGAGCGAGGAGGCGTCCAGGAAGGTCGGCGGCCCCACGATGACCCGAGCTCTGCTGAGGCAGAAGGACCTGGAGGACGGGGTGGTGTGGGAGGGCCGGCCCAGGACCGCCATCACCGAGGAGAGGGCCGCCATCGCTCTGACATCACTCTTCACACTGATG GGTTTCGTCAGTGAGAACCCCACCGCCCCCCTCCAGCTGGTCCGGAGGcgcccccccccctgcctgaACGAGTTCTGCAGGCTGGGCTGCGTCTGCTCCAGTCTGTCCCACAGCGCCACCACCAGCCACTGCGGCCGCCCCCCCTGCATGCTGGGCTGCAGCTGCCTCAAACAGAAGGTCGTCCTCCTCAAGAACCTGGACAGCTCCGACTCCAGCCCCTCCCACCTgggaaacaggaggaagaggaggaagaggaggatgaagatggcCTACA TCCTGAAGGAAGCGGACAGCGTTTCCCAGCCTGCCGAGCGGGTCCGGACTCTTTGGAAGAGGGGCGGCGGAGACCTGGACCCGGACCCGATCCACGTCCCCGACCCGGCGTCCCTGACCCGCTTCACC ggagcagacagcagcagcagctgtgccaGAGTCCGAGGCTTCAGAGAGAAGACGGCCCCccagaaacacaagcagaag cagtCTAAAGATGTTCGTCTGAAGCAGAGAGGCTCGACCCTGAAGGACTCGCAGACCTCCGGCCCCCCACCAG CACGTGAACCGGTTCAGTCGGGTCCCTCCAGCCGACCCGCGAGTCCTCCGGAGGACCCGAAGCCGTCGAAGCGCCTGATCATCGTGGCGGAGTGCGGGTGGGAGAGCGACGGCGACCGCAGTCACGTGCTGAAGAAGCTGTGCGAGGCGCTGGCCCTGGACCAGCTGGACCAGCCGTTCTGGATCAGGAAGTACTTCATCAGTCCCATGTGTCAGACCGAGGAGGAGACCAGCGCAGACTGCTGCGTCCAGTACAAGATCCACATCTCCAGACCCAAAGAGGGGCCGGGCGGACCGGCGGCACCACGGAGACCGACGGGCCGCAGGAGACCACACAGG CAGggaacaggtgaacaggtggaggaggaggaggaggaggaggagcctctCGAAGATTggcagagagaggtggaggaggaggaggaggagcctctCGAAGATTGGCAGCGAGAGGTGGAGGAAGACGACttcgaggaggaggagggatcgACAGTTCACcaggtgcatgatgggaaagaGAGCGGCAGAGAGGACATGAGAACGATAtcgaagaagaagaggaggaggatggccAACATGGCTCTGCCTTTCCTCACAGGAATCTCCCCCGCCGGCTTCCTCTCAGCCAATAAGAAGCAAGCGGGAGGAACAGACCACCTGGTCCAG GTGAACGGGAAGCTCTATCCTCTGGCTCGGATCCAGCTGGGGAAGATGGGGGCGCTCCACCCAGCCAACCGGCTGGCGGCGTACCTCACTGGCAGGGTGGGGTCCACCAGGAAGCAGCcaggctcctcttcctcctcctcctcctccaaacctCCTCAGAGTTCAGGACCGACCCCCCACATCCCCCCCTCGGCGGTTCCTGGCCACGGCAGCGCCCCCCCTCCGAGTGTCCAGGCAGTGGTCACAGTGCTGACCCCCCCGCACGCCTCCCCAG CGCCGCCGCCTGCAGCCATAAAGCTCCACCAACCAGCGGCCGCCTCCGACCGGCCTGCAGGTGAGGCACCTGAGGGGGCGGGGTCTCAGGTCGTCACGGTGAGGGTGTACCAGCCTCCCACGGCGGGGGCCAGTCAGGTCAGGGTGGTGCCTGCAGCCTCTGGTGGCTTCAGCGCTGCCGGCACAG ACCCCCAGGTGAGCTGCTCCGTGCTCCCAGCTGTCAGTCCGGCTCCCAGAGGCTCTCAGATGCTCATGCTTCAGGTCCCGAGTCCTTCCGGGAAGATTTCCGGACCGGTTCcgacccccccgccccccttcTCCACCAGTCAGAGGATGGTGCTGCAGCGGGTCCAGACGGCGTCCGGGGGCCAGTACTACCGCAGACCAGACGGTAAACTGGTCCAACTGGTTCCTCTCAGCCAGCTGAGACCAGTCGGCCAGACGCCATCGGTCCGGAGGG gcCCGTCCTCCCCCACGGTCGTCCCTGCTCCATCACAACAGACTCCTGTCATCACCGTCTGTAACCAAACACCTCCTCCAAAGGCAGCAAGAGCCCCCACCTCCTCGCACGTGGTGTCCAGCCTCCAATACCTCACTATGCTCCCGCCCCCCGTCCCACGCCatcccacccccccctccctggcTCAGAAGGGCATGTGCACCTTTAAAATCATCCTGTCGGACAGCAGCAAGGAACCACAAGTCATCGTCAGCAGTGCTAGAGGTTCCCCCACGCCCCCCCatcttctcctcccccctccaggATCGTCCTCCCCCACGGTCGCCCCTGCTCCATCACGTCCGGCCGTCACCGTCGGTAACCAAGCACCCCCTCCCACCGCAGCATCgacccccacctcctccctctccaagCCGTCCGGCCTCCACACCCTCTCCGTGTCCCGACCCCCCACCGCACTCGTTCCCACCCCCCCTCCAGAGGCTCAGAAGGCCGTGTGCTTTAAAGTCCTCCCCCCCAAATGCAGCAAGGAGCCAATCGCCGTCGGCAAAGTTCCCCCCAAGCCCCCCGACACGCTGGTGATGCCTACAAGCACCTTCACCCTCCTCCAGCCTCACGTCCCGCCCCCCCGGGTGAACCTCATCTCCCTCAAGCCCTCCGCGGGGCAGGGGGCCGAGCTTGGGGTCAAAACGGTGGCGGTGTCTGCGGTCCCGGCGGGTCCTGGGGGGGCGGTAGTCCATCGGAGACCTGCGTCCCCTCCGACCGGTAACCCCTCGGTCCAGCCCCCCGCAGGGACCGCCCACAGACCCCCAACCCCCCCTCGCCCGGCGGGGTCGGAGATCACACCTGCGCCCGCGCCGAGCCCCCCCGCCGAGGCGGAGCCGGCCCGCGACCCGGTGGACCTGGACATCATCTGTGTGGACGACGAGACGGGACTCGTCGCCATGGAGACGGGGCACAGCGCGACGCGGACGTCGGACCCCCCGGGGGAGTCAATGGACGCCGCCGAGCTGAGGGAGCTGCTGGACACCATGGAGCTGGAGGTGGTGCCGAGCAGCGAGACGGAGGACTCGTCAGACTTCGAGGACGAATCGGAGAGCGACGAGGAGACGACCGATGGCGAGACGACCGATGGCGAGCCGATCGATGGCGAGACGACCGATGGCGAGCCGATCGATGGCGAGCCGATCGATGGCGAGCCGATCGATGGCGAGCCGATCGATGGCGAGACGACCGATGGCGAGCCGATCGATAAAGTCCCTTTAAAG cgtTACATCCACAACGTGCTGGAGAGGCAGCGGAGGGAGAAGATCCAGCAGCTGATGGACGCACTGAGGACGGAGATCGGCCTGAGCAACAGGAAGACCTCCAAGATCTCCACCCTGCAGacg GCGGTGCAGCTGATCGAGGATCTGAGGGCCGCTGACGTGGATCTAATGAGGATGAAGAGCgtgctgatgaagatgagggaCGACCACCTCTCTGCCATCGCTCTGATAACAG AGGAGAACCGACAGGTGAGCAGACAGGAGAACCGACAGGTGAGCAGACGACGTCAGAGACCCCCCCGGTCTGAGCCGTCGGCGGAACGagggacaggaagtgaggacgCAGCTCTGATGGAGGTGGTGGATCTGTTGGACGAGCTGACGGACAACTCGTCTGACGAGGAGAGAGCCGTCGCCATGACGACCAACACGGTCACCAAGACGACCGACGCCGTTGCTAAG GCGGAGGACGGTGTCCCGAgcgttgccatggagacggTGGAGGACGGCGGTCGGCTGAACGAGGCTCAGCGGCGTCCAGCGAGGGTCGCCGGGAACAAGGACGCAGG AAGCAGTACGACTGTGGGGGGGGCCGTCATGGCCGCCATCGGAGCTCTCAGCCCAACCACGAACACCGAAAACTCTCCGAAGACTCTGCCGCTGGAGCAG CAGGAGATCCAGACTCCACAGAGCGAGCAGATCAGCCTGAACCAGCAGAGAAACGCCAGCGTCAGACACGGCTCAGAGAAACCAGCCAGGGAAGCAGCTTCTGAGGAGCAGGACAAGTATGCGTCCTCGCTGCACCAGGAGATCCAGAGTCTGCAGAGCGAGGAGAACCGGCTGAGGAGTCTGAAGATCTGCCTGAACCAGCAGAGAAACGCCTACATCAGACAGGTGGCCCAGAGATCAG gtaaaaGTGAGCAGATGATCCGGGGGGAGCTGCAGCGTCTCCTGTCCAAACAGGAGGGGGCGGAGAGGCAGAAGGGACTCcgagcagccaatcagctgccagcaGCATTAACAGGGGGCGGGGCCTCCAACCCTGCGGCAGGAGACACGACTCGCGTCGACGCCGCCGTCACGTCCTCCGACCCTAACCGTACTGCACAAGCTCCGCCCTCCACAGCACCCGTGCAGACACCTGTGCAGCAGGCTCAAAGGGCCCTGCAGGTGATGAGACCTGCCCCGGCTctgtcccacaatgcatcagTGGTGCAGAGCAGGCAGAGGACGGTCCCCAACATCCTGTCCCGCAGTAAGAACCGAGCTCCATCGAGGCGGCTCTCAAAGACTGTGGAGG AGTCGTCGACTTTTCCGGCTCTGGTCCCGACCGACGTTCTGTCCCTGGTCGGCAATGCGTTGCCAGGGCAACCGGTCCTGACCCTGAGCCCAGCGGTGGCGGCGCCGACGGTGCTGCAGGCGCCTCCTATGCCAG GTGTGGCCTCGGTCACACTCAACATCCCCAGTCTGACCAATCAGCAGATCCAGGTCACCTCCACGCCCCGCCCCCCAACCG CAGCTAATCTGAAcgacctgctgcagctggttcAGCCCCCCCCTCCTGCCCCCCCTCTGTCGGTCACGCCCAACTCGGCGGCCCCCCCTCCCTACCCGGGTCCGAGCGCCGGTCATCAGGCCGAGGTCACCGAGGGGGGGCCTCAGCGGGAGCCCAGAGAGGACGGCGATGGCGAGAGTCTGACCTCCCTCCTCAACGAGATCGTCTTCCTCAACCAGCAGACCGGCGCCACGGCGTCACCGTTACCAGAGAAACCGTCCACTGAGGCGGGGGGGCGGGACGACAGCCCGCGGCTGCAGCTGGACGCGAACTCTGATGACACGGTTACCACGGAGACAGCGGAGTCGGGGCCACAGCCCGAACACGCCAACGTTAAAGGTGGCGTCCTGGCTccgcctcctctgctgcagatgAAGGTGGGTGGGGCCAAGGTGGCGGACCCCGCCAGAGGAGACGGAGCGGCTGcagtggggggaggaggaggaggaggaggaggagggggggagagggggcagGCCGGCGTGGCGTGGAGGCCGATGCCGAGGCTGGTTCCTCTCGGGCTCAGAGGAAACCCGCCGTGCTGA